One window from the genome of Bacillus weihaiensis encodes:
- a CDS encoding CheR family methyltransferase — translation MIDQDYEQFIKNIKVKTGIDLSLYKEAQMKRRLTSLYEKRGFSSFSDFYLGMNKEKEIYYEFLDRMTINVSEFYRNYKRWEVLEEKILPNMLKKTNQLKVWSAACSTGEEPYTLAMILSNLVPLSKVKVFATDIDDNVLARAKLGVYPERSLNEVPENIKKKYFEKEGSTYKVIPEIKNAVTFKKQNLLSDTFDNGFDLIVCRNVLIYFTEEAKENLYHKFSQSLKNGGIFFVGSTEQIFNADRYNFTSVDTFFYQKST, via the coding sequence ATGATTGATCAAGATTATGAACAATTTATTAAAAACATTAAAGTGAAAACGGGCATTGATCTCTCCCTCTATAAAGAGGCTCAAATGAAGAGAAGACTAACTTCTCTTTATGAGAAAAGAGGCTTTTCAAGCTTCAGTGATTTTTACCTTGGGATGAATAAAGAAAAAGAAATTTACTATGAATTTTTAGATAGGATGACAATTAATGTCTCTGAATTTTATAGAAATTATAAAAGATGGGAAGTACTTGAAGAGAAAATTCTTCCTAATATGCTAAAGAAAACAAATCAATTAAAGGTATGGAGTGCGGCATGTTCAACTGGAGAAGAACCCTATACGTTAGCCATGATATTATCAAACTTGGTTCCCCTTTCTAAAGTTAAGGTGTTTGCGACTGATATTGATGATAATGTGTTGGCAAGAGCGAAACTTGGTGTTTATCCTGAGAGATCACTGAATGAAGTTCCAGAGAATATAAAGAAAAAGTATTTTGAAAAAGAAGGGTCCACATACAAAGTGATTCCTGAAATTAAAAATGCTGTAACATTTAAAAAACAAAATTTGTTATCAGACACATTTGATAATGGATTCGATCTAATTGTCTGTAGAAATGTACTCATTTATTTTACCGAAGAAGCTAAAGAAAATTTATACCATAAATTTAGTCAATCATTAAAAAATGGTGGGATTTTTTTTGTTGGCAGCACTGAACAAATCTTTAACGCTGATCGCTATAATTTTACATCAGTTGATACATTCTTTTATCAAAAATCCACATAA
- the hepT gene encoding heptaprenyl diphosphate synthase component II — translation MKFKALFSFLNNELSIIEQELEKTAVSEYPLIKEANLELLQAGGKRIRPAFVLLSSMFGDFDIHKVKHVAVALETIHMASLVHDDVIDDAQLRRGKPTVKSKWDNRIAMYTGDYLLARSLEVMTNVKDPLAHKILSNAIVEVCLGEIEQIKDKYDVDQSFRTYLKRIKRKTALLIAVSCQLGALSAGAPEEIHRKLYWFGYYVGMSFQITDDILDFTATEKELGKPVGGDLLQGNITLPVLYAREIPGFKSRLESISIHTKQEEMKPILDVIQNSDVIDKSARVSDMYLQKAFDILETLPKNKARSTLYSIAKYIGKRKF, via the coding sequence ATGAAATTTAAAGCATTATTTTCTTTTTTAAATAATGAACTTTCCATTATTGAACAGGAACTTGAGAAAACAGCAGTTTCTGAATACCCTTTGATAAAAGAGGCGAACCTTGAGCTTTTACAAGCCGGTGGAAAACGTATTCGTCCTGCTTTTGTACTTCTATCATCGATGTTTGGGGACTTTGACATACACAAGGTTAAACATGTCGCAGTCGCACTAGAGACAATACATATGGCTTCTCTAGTACATGATGATGTTATTGATGATGCCCAATTGCGCCGAGGTAAGCCCACTGTGAAATCAAAGTGGGATAATAGAATCGCGATGTATACTGGGGATTACCTGCTTGCTCGGTCACTAGAAGTAATGACAAACGTTAAAGACCCACTAGCGCACAAGATTTTGTCAAATGCTATTGTTGAAGTTTGTTTAGGAGAGATTGAACAAATTAAAGATAAGTATGATGTGGACCAGTCGTTTCGTACATACCTAAAACGTATTAAGAGGAAAACAGCTCTATTAATAGCTGTAAGTTGCCAATTGGGAGCTCTTTCAGCTGGTGCACCTGAAGAAATACATAGAAAGCTCTATTGGTTTGGCTATTATGTAGGAATGTCCTTTCAGATAACAGATGATATTTTAGATTTTACCGCAACAGAAAAAGAGCTTGGCAAGCCTGTAGGAGGAGACCTTTTACAAGGGAATATTACGTTACCTGTATTATATGCTCGTGAAATACCAGGATTTAAAAGTAGATTAGAGAGCATTTCCATTCATACTAAACAAGAGGAAATGAAGCCTATTTTAGATGTTATCCAAAACTCAGATGTGATTGATAAATCAGCAAGGGTAAGTGACATGTATCTTCAAAAGGCTTTTGATATTTTAGAGACTCTTCCTAAAAATAAGGCAAGATCGACTCTTTATAGCATTGCTAAGTATATTGGAAAAAGAAAATTTTAA
- the trpE gene encoding anthranilate synthase component I, translated as MLNFSSFSTFCEESKHYRTIPIVKNYIVDTLTPIQLFQLFKDEAVYLLESKDAESSWSRYSFIGLNPFLFIEESHGEFAILNEQRKTVSKSNSITSTFKDLQSRLQIKLPDLDIPFVGGAVGYIGYDSVSLFEKVEKHSRDDLNQQNCMFFVCETVIAFDHQDKQLYFIHYARVKGNEQEAQLKATYELAEAKLNKYVSMLKQEGKPEQLPLNSSDFTGVDFSGIKSNYKKEKFLSDVEKVKEYIRAGDIFQGVLSQRFEIPISTDGFSLYRILRIVNPSPYLFYIRINDTELVGSSPERLVYIQNKHLEIHPIAGTRRRGKTTEEDLFFEKELLNDEKEKAEHYMLVDLARNDLGRVAEYGSVQTPTLMEVGRFSHVMHLISKVTASLRDDIHPMDALLSSFPAGTVSGAPKIRAMQIIQELEPTARGSYAGCVAYVGFDGNIDSCITIRTITVKNNTAYVQAGAGIVVDSVPELEWKETCNKASAMLKAIQLAEKVFSKEDIHNETTASTLY; from the coding sequence ATATTGAATTTTTCTTCTTTTTCAACTTTCTGTGAAGAAAGTAAACATTATCGAACAATCCCCATTGTGAAAAATTATATTGTTGACACATTAACGCCCATTCAATTATTTCAATTATTTAAAGATGAAGCCGTTTATTTATTAGAAAGTAAGGACGCTGAATCGTCATGGTCTCGTTATTCATTTATAGGATTAAATCCTTTCTTATTTATTGAAGAAAGTCATGGTGAATTTGCGATTCTAAATGAACAAAGAAAAACAGTATCAAAATCAAATTCAATAACAAGTACATTTAAAGATTTACAATCTAGGCTGCAGATTAAACTTCCTGACCTTGATATCCCCTTTGTAGGTGGTGCTGTTGGCTACATTGGCTATGATTCAGTGTCACTTTTTGAGAAGGTAGAGAAACATTCTAGAGATGATTTAAATCAACAAAATTGTATGTTCTTTGTTTGTGAAACAGTCATTGCCTTCGATCATCAGGATAAACAGCTGTATTTTATTCATTACGCAAGAGTGAAGGGGAACGAGCAAGAAGCTCAATTGAAAGCCACATACGAATTAGCTGAAGCTAAATTAAATAAGTATGTAAGTATGCTTAAACAAGAAGGGAAGCCAGAGCAGCTACCATTAAATAGTTCCGATTTTACAGGTGTAGATTTTAGCGGGATAAAATCCAATTATAAGAAGGAGAAATTCCTCTCTGATGTTGAGAAAGTGAAGGAATATATACGAGCAGGTGATATTTTTCAAGGTGTATTATCCCAAAGATTTGAAATTCCTATTTCTACAGACGGGTTTTCCCTTTATAGAATATTAAGAATCGTTAACCCTTCCCCATACTTATTTTATATCCGTATAAATGACACTGAATTAGTAGGAAGTTCACCTGAGAGGTTAGTATATATTCAAAATAAACATTTAGAAATCCATCCTATAGCAGGAACTAGAAGAAGAGGTAAGACAACAGAAGAAGACCTTTTCTTTGAAAAGGAATTACTAAATGATGAAAAGGAAAAAGCTGAGCATTACATGCTTGTGGACCTTGCTAGAAATGATTTAGGAAGAGTTGCAGAGTATGGTTCAGTTCAGACACCTACTTTAATGGAAGTTGGACGATTCTCCCATGTAATGCATCTTATCTCAAAAGTAACAGCCAGTTTAAGAGATGACATCCACCCAATGGATGCGTTATTGTCCTCATTCCCAGCAGGAACGGTATCAGGTGCTCCAAAAATAAGAGCCATGCAAATTATTCAGGAATTAGAACCGACTGCAAGAGGAAGCTATGCTGGTTGTGTAGCTTATGTCGGCTTTGATGGGAATATAGATTCTTGTATTACAATTCGAACAATTACAGTGAAAAACAATACGGCATATGTCCAAGCGGGGGCAGGTATCGTTGTTGATAGCGTACCAGAATTAGAATGGAAGGAAACATGTAATAAAGCGAGTGCTATGTTAAAGGCAATTCAATTAGCTGAAAAAGTATTTTCTAAGGAGGATATTCATAATGAAACAACTGCTAGCACATTGTATTGA
- the aroH gene encoding chorismate mutase gives MIRGIRGAITAFDNDVNEIIDATGELLQQMVEKNKIEPENVAQVIMTVTEDLTATFPAKALRDMSGWTFVPVMCMKEIPVPGSLEKCIRIMMTVETGVDQKDIQHIYLRDAIVLRPDLSTK, from the coding sequence TTGATTAGGGGAATTAGAGGAGCCATTACAGCTTTTGATAATGATGTGAATGAGATCATTGATGCTACTGGAGAACTTTTGCAGCAAATGGTTGAGAAAAATAAGATCGAACCAGAAAATGTAGCGCAAGTAATCATGACAGTTACAGAAGATTTAACCGCTACTTTTCCTGCAAAAGCATTAAGAGATATGAGTGGCTGGACGTTTGTTCCAGTAATGTGTATGAAGGAAATTCCTGTTCCGGGGAGTCTGGAAAAATGTATTAGAATTATGATGACAGTTGAGACGGGTGTAGATCAAAAAGATATACAACATATCTATTTGCGAGACGCAATTGTACTTAGACCAGATTTATCCACAAAATAA
- a CDS encoding demethylmenaquinone methyltransferase has translation MGQSKEERVHNVFEKIYKNYDQMNSVISFQRHKAWRKETMKRMKVMPGQQALDVCCGTADWSIALAQEVGAEGKVIGLDFSQNMLKIGQEKIEQLPSSNIELIHGNAMSLPFEDNSFDFVTIGFGLRNVPDYMQVLKEMHRVLKPGGKAVCLETSQPTLPVFKQFFAFYFRYIMPVFGKIFAKSYSEYSWLQESARDFPGMKELAAMFEEAGFDKVEVKAFTGGAAAMHVGLKNK, from the coding sequence ATGGGTCAATCAAAAGAAGAAAGAGTACATAATGTTTTTGAAAAAATCTATAAAAACTATGATCAAATGAATTCCGTTATAAGCTTTCAACGTCATAAGGCATGGCGTAAAGAGACAATGAAACGAATGAAAGTGATGCCTGGACAGCAAGCTCTAGATGTATGCTGTGGGACAGCTGATTGGAGTATTGCGTTAGCCCAAGAGGTAGGAGCTGAAGGAAAGGTAATAGGACTTGATTTTAGTCAGAATATGCTTAAAATTGGTCAAGAAAAAATAGAGCAATTACCTTCCAGTAATATCGAGCTAATTCATGGGAATGCAATGAGTTTACCATTTGAGGATAATAGTTTTGATTTTGTAACAATTGGATTCGGGTTAAGAAATGTACCTGATTATATGCAAGTACTTAAAGAAATGCACCGTGTGCTCAAGCCAGGTGGAAAAGCGGTCTGCTTAGAAACTTCTCAGCCAACCCTTCCTGTATTTAAACAATTCTTTGCATTTTATTTTCGTTATATTATGCCAGTATTTGGGAAAATTTTCGCTAAAAGTTATTCTGAATATTCATGGTTACAAGAATCGGCTCGTGATTTTCCAGGAATGAAGGAATTAGCTGCAATGTTTGAAGAAGCGGGATTTGATAAAGTAGAAGTAAAAGCATTTACTGGTGGAGCGGCTGCAATGCATGTAGGATTGAAAAATAAATAA
- the aroB gene encoding 3-dehydroquinate synthase: protein MQSVQVKTTDSIYPIIVGENILHELTTILATLEPSKVLLVTDDRVDQLYGDKLLDLLKKNWSTCKYVIENGEASKSFPVFYNIQTYALKEKLDRNSVIIAFGGGVVGDLAGFVAATFMRGIPYIQVPTTLLAHDSAVGGKVAINHPEGKNMIGAFYQPKAVLYDSSFLKSLPKDELRSGFAEVIKHSLIRNETFYHFLNSTIKDLSDLTSERLSDMILEGIKIKADVVSKDEKELGLREILNFGHTLGHAIESQAGYGKISHGDCVAIGMTFAVWLSQKTYHHHLNYDEIVKWFNQIGFPTRIPTSFSSEDLLNKMLSDKKTRSNQIKMILLEKIGVTTSKVFTKEELLTLLEQWREMEEEEIV, encoded by the coding sequence ATGCAATCAGTTCAAGTAAAAACAACTGATTCTATATATCCCATTATCGTCGGTGAGAATATTCTCCACGAACTTACAACGATTTTGGCGACTTTAGAGCCTTCAAAGGTGTTACTTGTTACGGACGACCGTGTAGATCAGCTTTACGGTGATAAGCTCTTAGACCTCTTGAAAAAGAATTGGTCGACATGTAAGTATGTAATTGAGAACGGTGAGGCTTCAAAATCTTTCCCGGTTTTTTATAACATACAAACCTACGCTTTAAAAGAGAAACTAGATCGAAACTCTGTCATTATTGCTTTCGGTGGAGGAGTTGTGGGCGATTTAGCAGGATTTGTTGCTGCTACATTCATGAGAGGTATACCATATATACAAGTCCCAACAACACTATTAGCCCATGATAGTGCTGTAGGAGGAAAAGTAGCCATTAATCATCCAGAGGGTAAAAATATGATTGGTGCTTTTTATCAACCGAAAGCTGTACTATATGATAGCTCATTTTTGAAAAGCTTACCGAAGGATGAACTGCGTTCAGGCTTTGCAGAAGTCATTAAGCACTCATTAATACGAAATGAAACCTTTTATCATTTTTTGAACTCAACTATTAAAGATTTATCCGACCTTACTTCAGAACGATTGAGTGATATGATTCTTGAAGGAATTAAAATTAAAGCTGATGTTGTTTCTAAAGATGAAAAGGAATTGGGGCTACGGGAAATTTTAAATTTTGGGCACACATTAGGGCATGCTATAGAATCACAAGCAGGCTATGGGAAAATTTCACATGGTGATTGTGTGGCGATCGGAATGACATTTGCAGTTTGGTTAAGTCAAAAGACCTATCATCATCATTTAAATTACGATGAAATTGTAAAATGGTTTAACCAAATTGGATTTCCAACCAGAATTCCAACATCGTTCTCTTCAGAGGATTTATTGAATAAAATGTTGTCAGACAAGAAGACAAGATCAAATCAGATCAAAATGATCTTACTAGAAAAAATTGGAGTAACAACGTCTAAAGTATTTACTAAGGAAGAACTCCTTACATTACTTGAACAATGGAGAGAAATGGAAGAGGAGGAGATTGTTTGA
- the ndk gene encoding nucleoside-diphosphate kinase has product MEKTFLMVKPDGVQRQLIGEIISRFESKGLQLVGAKLMTIPTELAETHYGEHEGKPFYDSLVKFITSGPVFAMVWQGENVVELSRKMMGKTNPKDADPGTIRGDYCMVVDKNIIHGSDSPESAEREISLFFNQNELVEYSKLINEWTY; this is encoded by the coding sequence ATGGAAAAAACATTTTTAATGGTTAAACCTGATGGTGTACAGCGTCAACTTATCGGGGAAATTATTTCTAGATTTGAAAGTAAGGGCTTACAACTTGTAGGTGCCAAATTAATGACAATTCCAACTGAACTAGCTGAAACGCATTACGGAGAACATGAAGGTAAGCCATTTTATGATTCTTTAGTAAAATTTATTACATCTGGTCCAGTTTTTGCTATGGTTTGGCAAGGTGAAAATGTTGTAGAGCTATCTAGAAAAATGATGGGGAAAACGAATCCGAAAGATGCAGATCCTGGCACAATCCGAGGAGATTATTGCATGGTTGTGGATAAGAATATTATTCATGGTTCTGATTCTCCTGAAAGTGCAGAAAGAGAAATTTCATTATTTTTTAATCAGAACGAACTTGTAGAGTATTCTAAACTAATTAACGAATGGACTTATTAA
- the aroC gene encoding chorismate synthase, which yields MRYLTAGESHGPQLTAIVEGVPSGLNITAEMINKDLARRQKGHGRGRRMQIEKDQVQLLGGVRHGKALGSPISLVVENNDWKHWTKIMGVEPISNEEEQEVKRQISRPRPGHADLVGAIKYGHRDMRNVLERSSARETTVRVAVGSLAKQILAELGIKVVGHVLEIGGIRAENTNYKDIEDLLNVTEESPVRCYDKETEQKMMDAIDQAKANGDSIGGIVEVVVEGLPAGIGSYVHYDRKLDSKIAGAIVSINAFKGVEFGIGFEAARKFGSQVHDEIQWSEDDGYTRRTNRLGGFEGGMTTGMPVIVRGVMKPIPTLYKPLQSVDIDSKEPFSASIERSDSCAVPAASVVAESVVAWEIANAIVEQFGLDRMDLIKENVNKMREYSRGF from the coding sequence ATGAGGTATTTAACTGCTGGAGAATCACATGGACCTCAATTAACAGCTATAGTTGAAGGTGTACCGTCAGGCTTAAATATAACGGCAGAGATGATTAATAAGGATTTAGCCAGAAGACAAAAAGGACATGGTCGCGGTAGAAGAATGCAAATTGAAAAGGATCAGGTTCAGTTATTAGGTGGCGTTCGTCATGGGAAAGCATTAGGTTCACCAATCTCATTAGTTGTAGAGAATAATGACTGGAAGCATTGGACTAAAATTATGGGTGTTGAACCGATTTCTAATGAAGAAGAACAAGAAGTTAAACGACAAATATCCAGACCGCGCCCAGGACATGCTGACTTAGTTGGAGCTATTAAATATGGGCATCGTGATATGAGAAATGTATTAGAGCGTTCTTCTGCACGGGAAACAACTGTTCGAGTGGCAGTAGGGTCATTAGCTAAACAAATTTTAGCAGAGCTTGGTATAAAAGTAGTTGGACATGTCCTAGAGATTGGCGGTATTAGAGCTGAAAATACAAACTATAAAGATATAGAGGATCTTTTGAACGTAACAGAGGAATCACCAGTTAGATGTTACGACAAAGAAACAGAACAAAAAATGATGGACGCTATTGATCAAGCAAAGGCCAATGGTGACTCAATCGGAGGTATAGTTGAGGTTGTAGTGGAAGGGTTGCCAGCTGGTATTGGAAGCTATGTACATTACGATCGAAAGCTTGATAGTAAAATTGCCGGTGCAATTGTAAGTATTAATGCGTTTAAGGGCGTTGAATTTGGCATCGGATTTGAAGCTGCACGTAAGTTTGGTAGTCAAGTACATGATGAAATTCAATGGTCAGAGGATGATGGCTATACACGTCGTACAAATCGTCTAGGAGGATTTGAGGGGGGCATGACTACTGGGATGCCCGTTATTGTAAGAGGTGTGATGAAACCAATCCCTACATTATACAAACCTTTACAAAGTGTAGATATTGATAGTAAGGAGCCTTTTAGTGCAAGTATTGAACGCTCAGATAGCTGTGCGGTTCCAGCAGCCAGTGTTGTTGCTGAATCTGTTGTAGCTTGGGAAATTGCTAATGCGATTGTTGAACAGTTTGGACTTGATCGAATGGATTTAATAAAAGAGAATGTGAATAAAATGAGAGAATATTCGAGGGGATTTTAA